Proteins found in one Lysinibacillus fusiformis genomic segment:
- a CDS encoding YveK family protein — MNEEMTIQSLVKVLRKRWFFILMLMVLSIGVALLISYFIQTPIYEAETQLLVNQKSYENQQLIGAQNVDTDLRLINTYNVIIKSPVILAKVIDVLELNMTPEELMKQIEVSSANNSQVVNIRVQDENEEKAVKIANTIAEVFKEEIPVLMHVDNINILFVAQNSEHPVPVKPNKMLNLIIAAISGFSLAMVLAYFLETIDRTIKTEQDIEEILSLPVIGIVSNIESLTRKKSRVRRST, encoded by the coding sequence GTGAATGAAGAAATGACAATACAAAGTCTAGTAAAAGTACTGAGAAAACGCTGGTTCTTCATCCTAATGCTGATGGTTCTATCAATAGGCGTGGCGTTATTGATAAGTTACTTTATTCAAACACCGATTTATGAAGCAGAAACACAATTATTAGTTAATCAAAAAAGCTATGAAAATCAGCAACTTATAGGGGCACAGAACGTTGATACGGATCTTCGGCTCATTAATACGTACAATGTGATTATTAAAAGCCCTGTTATTTTAGCGAAGGTTATTGATGTGCTGGAACTTAATATGACGCCTGAGGAATTAATGAAGCAAATCGAGGTTTCGAGTGCTAATAATTCCCAGGTTGTGAATATTCGTGTGCAGGATGAGAATGAAGAGAAAGCCGTAAAAATTGCCAATACGATTGCAGAAGTTTTTAAGGAAGAAATCCCTGTATTAATGCATGTAGACAATATTAATATTCTATTTGTTGCTCAAAATAGTGAGCACCCAGTTCCTGTGAAACCAAATAAAATGCTGAACCTCATTATAGCGGCTATTAGCGGTTTCAGTTTGGCAATGGTGCTTGCGTACTTTTTAGAAACGATTGATAGGACCATTAAAACAGAGCAAGATATCGAGGAAATCTTATCACTACCAGTGATTGGGATTGTTAGCAATATTGAATCACTTACTAGAAAAAAATCAAGAGTCAGGAGGTCAACATAG
- a CDS encoding CpsD/CapB family tyrosine-protein kinase, with protein sequence MFFKRKTKKSPMARKLITVSDMTSIPSEQYRTIRANIKFSQPNQDVKTILVTSSIAGEGKSTNAANIGVVFSQEGKSVLIVDADMRKPTLHYTFYLDNILGLSSVLSRQSAIQEVIQETFVEGVDIISSGPIPPNPTELLASETMTNFLTEVKAIYDIIILDAPPLLFLSDAQILSNKCDGTLLIVNTGVVGKAAVVKSKSILTVSKANILGVILNNYKIKGSTYEHYYGKE encoded by the coding sequence GTGTTTTTCAAGAGAAAAACAAAAAAATCACCAATGGCTCGTAAACTAATTACTGTTTCAGATATGACGTCGATTCCTTCAGAACAATATCGAACAATCCGTGCAAATATTAAGTTTTCTCAACCTAATCAAGATGTGAAAACGATTTTAGTAACCTCATCTATTGCTGGTGAAGGAAAATCTACAAATGCTGCAAATATTGGTGTGGTATTTTCACAAGAGGGCAAAAGCGTGCTCATTGTCGATGCTGATATGCGGAAGCCTACGTTGCACTATACATTCTACCTTGACAATATTTTAGGGCTGTCCTCCGTATTATCACGGCAATCAGCAATACAGGAAGTTATTCAAGAAACCTTTGTTGAAGGGGTGGATATTATTTCAAGTGGACCGATTCCGCCCAATCCTACAGAGCTGTTAGCTTCAGAAACGATGACCAACTTCTTGACTGAAGTGAAAGCTATATACGATATTATTATTTTGGATGCACCACCATTGCTCTTTTTATCAGATGCACAAATTTTATCGAATAAATGTGATGGGACTCTTTTAATTGTCAATACAGGGGTAGTTGGAAAAGCAGCTGTTGTAAAGTCGAAATCAATCTTAACGGTTTCCAAAGCCAATATATTAGGGGTGATCTTGAATAATTATAAGATAAAAGGCAGTACGTATGAGCATTATTATGGAAAAGAATAA
- a CDS encoding glycosyltransferase produces the protein MALKKILHIIPTTDFGGITTMIVDIWTNTNKSLYHFDFVSFNKGQYHEMITQQGSKIFYEKYITEQGPLAYIRNIYRILKQQQYDAVHDHTGYRAVFTLLAARLAGVPCRVLHSHTNVAEEWNNKVILTLLKKLSVFNATKLIACSRKAGEFCFDKKPFEVIANPIELQKIECLSLEEKRRMKEELAIQDGDLVLGHIGRFVPVKNHSFLIELAAKLKQQGIPIKLFLVGDGPLEQDIQLLVQQKNVEECVRFLGHRTDILKLLQLFDKFLLPSQYEGFGIVLLEAQVCGIPAIVSSTLPREVDLNIGLLHYLDLNGEMDSWIQAIVTKNVKVDHQMICDSIKWKGLDAETITNKLCAVYI, from the coding sequence ATGGCATTGAAAAAGATTCTGCATATTATTCCAACAACAGATTTTGGTGGGATTACGACAATGATTGTAGATATTTGGACGAATACAAATAAATCATTGTACCACTTTGATTTCGTGTCTTTTAATAAGGGGCAATACCATGAAATGATAACCCAACAAGGCTCTAAGATATTTTACGAAAAATACATTACAGAGCAAGGTCCGCTCGCTTATATCAGGAATATTTATCGCATCCTAAAGCAACAACAGTATGACGCAGTTCACGACCACACAGGTTATCGAGCCGTATTTACATTACTGGCAGCACGATTAGCAGGCGTTCCATGCCGCGTATTACACAGTCATACGAATGTTGCAGAAGAGTGGAATAATAAAGTGATCTTAACTTTGTTAAAAAAACTCAGTGTTTTTAATGCAACAAAGTTAATAGCCTGTAGTAGAAAAGCGGGAGAGTTTTGCTTTGATAAGAAACCTTTTGAAGTAATCGCAAATCCAATTGAACTTCAAAAAATAGAATGTCTATCGCTAGAAGAGAAAAGACGTATGAAAGAAGAATTAGCGATACAAGATGGTGATTTAGTGTTAGGACATATTGGACGGTTTGTCCCCGTAAAAAATCATTCATTTTTAATTGAACTAGCTGCAAAATTAAAGCAACAAGGTATCCCGATAAAATTATTTCTAGTAGGTGACGGCCCTTTAGAACAAGACATCCAGCTTCTTGTCCAACAAAAAAACGTAGAGGAGTGTGTTCGATTTTTAGGGCATCGTACAGATATTCTCAAGCTTCTTCAACTCTTTGATAAGTTTCTTTTACCATCGCAATACGAAGGCTTTGGGATTGTCCTTTTAGAGGCACAAGTTTGTGGTATACCCGCTATTGTTTCTTCCACTTTACCAAGAGAAGTAGATCTAAATATTGGTTTATTGCATTATTTAGACCTGAATGGGGAGATGGATAGCTGGATTCAAGCCATTGTGACAAAAAATGTGAAAGTGGATCATCAAATGATTTGTGACAGTATCAAATGGAAAGGTCTTGATGCAGAAACGATTACAAACAAATTATGTGCCGTCTACATATAA
- a CDS encoding glycosyltransferase — protein MQKRLQTNYVPSTYKEYKSKDETIQKKIKITHIITTIGLGGAEAMLYRLLQHMDRDDYEVEVICLTEMGSYGELIEQQLNIKVSICDMRSNQVSALLHCYRLCRDSDIIQTWMYHANLLGYILAILLKKKLIWGIHHSNLSKQDNKRRTIFIAKLCARLSKRVDAIISCGPKVKEIHEAIGYSSKKHRVIVNGINTDLYKPSMKRQYFVERFDIVNQSILLHVGRWDPLKDYANLMASLNHLRQQRQDFYLFLVGYEIDHSNRELLQMIKDAHLEQVTFLLGSREDMPQLMAAADLFVLSSVGEGLPNVLVEALASGTCCVTTNVGDCAYLVGNSGEVVAAKDAEALASGINTALNYSSQQYAQKASLGREHVLANFQIQQVVAQYQSLYPAILNESPS, from the coding sequence ATGCAGAAACGATTACAAACAAATTATGTGCCGTCTACATATAAAGAATATAAGTCGAAGGATGAGACTATTCAAAAGAAGATTAAAATTACTCATATCATCACCACCATCGGCCTTGGTGGAGCGGAAGCCATGCTTTATCGCCTCTTACAACACATGGATCGGGATGATTACGAGGTAGAGGTCATTTGTTTAACAGAGATGGGATCGTATGGGGAGCTTATAGAACAGCAATTAAACATCAAGGTATCGATATGCGATATGCGTAGCAATCAAGTAAGTGCATTATTGCATTGTTATCGATTATGTCGAGATAGCGATATTATTCAAACATGGATGTATCATGCTAATTTACTAGGGTATATTTTAGCAATCTTGCTAAAAAAGAAATTAATTTGGGGTATTCACCATAGTAATCTTAGTAAACAGGATAATAAACGTAGGACAATTTTTATTGCCAAGCTCTGTGCAAGATTGTCTAAACGTGTAGATGCCATTATTTCGTGTGGACCTAAGGTGAAGGAAATTCATGAAGCAATTGGCTACAGTAGTAAAAAGCATCGTGTTATTGTAAATGGTATTAATACAGATCTATATAAACCAAGCATGAAAAGGCAATATTTTGTAGAGCGATTTGATATCGTCAATCAATCAATTTTATTGCATGTGGGTAGATGGGACCCATTAAAGGATTATGCGAATTTGATGGCAAGTTTAAATCATTTAAGACAGCAACGACAAGATTTTTATCTATTTTTAGTCGGCTATGAAATCGATCACTCGAATCGAGAATTATTGCAAATGATTAAGGATGCCCATTTAGAGCAGGTGACATTCTTATTAGGCAGTAGAGAGGATATGCCGCAGTTAATGGCAGCAGCAGATTTATTCGTTTTATCCTCAGTAGGAGAGGGACTACCGAATGTATTAGTGGAGGCTCTGGCTAGTGGTACATGTTGTGTCACAACAAATGTTGGGGATTGTGCCTATTTGGTTGGGAATAGTGGCGAGGTTGTAGCTGCTAAAGATGCAGAGGCTTTAGCAAGTGGGATTAATACGGCTTTAAATTACAGTTCACAGCAATATGCACAAAAAGCGAGTCTTGGTCGTGAACATGTTTTAGCAAACTTTCAAATTCAACAGGTCGTTGCGCAATACCAATCATTATATCCAGCGATTTTAAATGAAAGTCCATCCTAA
- a CDS encoding oligosaccharide flippase family protein: MKEIKIGAILSYITIGCTMLSSLIFTPIIISLLGQKEFGLYSLMIVLVGYLSILDLGLGNAIVRYIARNRAAADKVLEASLNGFFLKLFIGIGCLTLLIGFFLFSHVAIIFGQSLSGEQLEKARLMGFIMTISLAMQFPLGVFTSILQAYEKFIFIKLTTLLQVIVQPLTMLFFLLQGTDAVTLIYIIAIYNILFLVLDAIYCMKVLSIQFTFTFKNTALIKEIFIYSFFIFITVIVDKIYWQTDQVLLGILKGTEDVAIYAVAIQIVLIFMSLALAISGLFLPRISMLVTKEDGLVEINQLFIKVGAIQFLVVGYILGGFFLFGREFLLLWLGQDFIAIYAIVLIIMLPFSIDLIQNLGLNVLKAKNMFKFRTILLISVAVANIVVSIPAIYFYGKVGTAIITACSLFIGNVVIMNIYYHKKIGLDIFGFWRTIGRLVLAFAIAICCSRLLWELTNFHVTWLSISLSIFYYTLLAAASLFCIGLRKEQRTKWIELCRKGGKKFWRSKS, encoded by the coding sequence ATGAAAGAAATAAAGATTGGAGCCATTCTTTCTTATATAACGATCGGCTGTACAATGCTCTCCTCGCTAATTTTCACACCGATTATAATATCACTCCTTGGTCAGAAAGAATTTGGTTTATATTCCTTAATGATAGTACTTGTAGGCTATCTCTCCATTTTAGATTTGGGGTTAGGCAATGCGATTGTACGCTATATTGCTAGAAATCGAGCAGCAGCGGATAAGGTATTAGAAGCATCATTAAATGGATTTTTTCTGAAGTTATTTATTGGCATCGGCTGTCTTACTTTATTGATAGGATTTTTCTTATTTTCCCATGTGGCTATTATTTTTGGGCAAAGCCTATCGGGGGAACAATTAGAAAAGGCTAGGCTAATGGGCTTTATCATGACGATTAGTTTAGCGATGCAATTCCCGTTAGGTGTCTTTACTTCCATCCTACAAGCATATGAAAAATTTATTTTTATTAAATTAACAACATTATTACAGGTGATTGTACAGCCTTTGACAATGTTGTTTTTTTTGTTACAGGGAACAGATGCGGTGACACTCATCTATATTATCGCGATATATAACATACTTTTTTTAGTGTTAGATGCCATTTATTGCATGAAGGTGCTGTCCATCCAATTTACATTTACCTTCAAAAATACAGCACTTATAAAGGAAATCTTCATCTATTCATTTTTTATTTTTATCACGGTTATTGTTGATAAAATTTATTGGCAAACCGATCAAGTATTATTAGGCATTTTAAAGGGAACCGAGGATGTTGCTATTTATGCAGTAGCGATTCAAATTGTGCTGATTTTTATGTCACTAGCTTTAGCGATTAGCGGATTATTTTTACCTCGTATTTCTATGCTTGTAACAAAAGAAGATGGATTAGTAGAAATTAATCAGCTATTTATTAAAGTGGGAGCCATTCAATTTTTAGTAGTGGGGTATATACTAGGTGGTTTTTTCCTTTTTGGTCGTGAGTTTCTACTGTTGTGGCTCGGGCAAGATTTCATTGCCATTTATGCAATTGTACTCATTATTATGTTGCCGTTTAGTATTGATCTCATACAAAATTTAGGTCTTAATGTGCTGAAGGCAAAAAATATGTTTAAATTTAGAACCATTTTATTAATCAGTGTTGCCGTCGCAAATATTGTCGTATCCATTCCAGCTATCTATTTTTATGGCAAGGTCGGCACGGCAATTATTACAGCTTGTTCTTTATTTATCGGAAACGTCGTCATTATGAATATTTATTACCATAAGAAAATCGGCTTGGATATCTTTGGGTTTTGGCGAACTATTGGTAGGCTAGTTCTCGCTTTTGCCATCGCTATTTGCTGTAGTCGACTGTTATGGGAACTAACAAACTTTCATGTTACTTGGCTTTCTATTAGTTTATCTATTTTTTATTATACGCTATTGGCAGCTGCCAGTCTTTTCTGTATTGGCTTGAGGAAAGAACAGAGAACAAAGTGGATAGAGCTTTGCCGTAAAGGAGGCAAAAAGTTTTGGCGTTCAAAGTCTTAG
- a CDS encoding glycosyltransferase family 2 protein yields MAFKVLVSVIVPVYNAEQYLEKCLASICHQTLKDIEIIAINDGSQDRSLSILQKFAQLDQRITVFNRENGGVSQARNVGIEHAKGQYVTFVDADDWLELTMLEELYQACRLTGSHIAKCDLFWQEAEGSRQLHYPANTYRFYNAIECLHKLFTEIGEQHFGFASCKLYEKSFLDLHKLRFDEGMNFAEDTVFLTRAILKNQSICHVPRQLYYYNVTNQCSLTRKAMVHLRHNYDVLYKKLLKELQCGEVYGEVKNSFLNYQFEGLLIILHQSATKQNMKYELQSFLKAYPDILKVKLINRNMKQLVFLKLIKMNWLTLSSTLIYMNVKKPKVISRC; encoded by the coding sequence TTGGCGTTCAAAGTCTTAGTAAGTGTTATTGTGCCAGTTTACAATGCTGAGCAATATTTGGAGAAATGTCTCGCAAGTATTTGTCATCAAACATTAAAGGATATTGAAATTATTGCTATCAATGATGGCAGTCAAGATCGATCATTATCCATCTTGCAAAAATTTGCCCAACTCGATCAACGCATAACCGTTTTTAATCGCGAAAATGGTGGTGTCAGTCAAGCAAGAAATGTAGGAATAGAACATGCTAAAGGTCAATATGTCACCTTTGTAGATGCAGATGATTGGCTAGAGCTAACAATGCTTGAAGAACTGTATCAAGCATGCAGGTTGACTGGTTCCCATATTGCGAAATGCGATTTATTTTGGCAAGAAGCGGAAGGCAGTAGACAATTACATTATCCAGCCAACACTTACCGTTTTTACAATGCCATAGAGTGTTTACACAAATTATTTACTGAAATAGGAGAACAACATTTTGGTTTTGCCAGCTGCAAATTGTATGAAAAATCCTTTTTAGATTTGCATAAGCTAAGGTTTGATGAGGGGATGAACTTCGCAGAAGATACAGTTTTTCTAACAAGAGCTATCCTCAAAAATCAATCTATCTGTCATGTACCAAGACAGCTTTATTATTATAATGTAACCAATCAATGCTCCTTAACAAGAAAAGCGATGGTTCATTTACGGCATAATTATGATGTATTGTATAAAAAGCTCTTAAAAGAATTACAGTGTGGAGAGGTTTATGGTGAAGTGAAAAATAGCTTTCTGAATTACCAATTCGAAGGGTTATTGATTATTCTTCATCAAAGTGCTACTAAACAAAATATGAAGTATGAGCTTCAATCCTTTTTAAAGGCTTATCCAGACATACTAAAGGTTAAGTTAATAAATCGCAATATGAAACAGCTTGTTTTTTTAAAGCTCATCAAAATGAATTGGCTTACCTTATCCTCGACACTGATTTACATGAATGTGAAAAAGCCCAAAGTGATTTCACGCTGTTAG
- a CDS encoding TIGR00282 family metallophosphoesterase, with amino-acid sequence MKVLFIGDIVGSIGRDAVEKYLPRLKKKYNPDVVIANGENAAAGRGITRNIYNSLLQMGVDVITMGNHTWDNKDIFDFIDDADYLIRPANFSSEAPGKGMVQISKNGVTLSVINLHGRVFLPPHEDPFTMADQLIEEARQISPLVFVDFHAEATSEKIALGWHLDGKASAVVGTHTHVQTADARIYPKGTAYITDVGMTGPYDEILGMTKESVIYKFQTNMPSRFEVPKNGREVLSGFFVEMDDRTGKAIACERIYINEDYPFQG; translated from the coding sequence ATGAAGGTTTTATTTATTGGTGATATTGTTGGTTCAATTGGTCGAGATGCGGTGGAAAAATATTTACCTCGCTTAAAAAAGAAGTATAATCCAGATGTTGTTATTGCAAATGGGGAAAATGCTGCGGCAGGCCGAGGGATTACTCGTAATATTTATAACAGCCTGTTACAAATGGGTGTAGATGTCATTACAATGGGCAATCATACATGGGACAATAAAGATATTTTTGATTTTATTGATGACGCGGATTATTTAATCCGTCCGGCAAACTTTTCAAGTGAAGCACCTGGTAAAGGTATGGTCCAAATTTCTAAAAATGGTGTGACATTATCTGTCATAAATTTACATGGTCGTGTATTTTTACCTCCACATGAGGATCCGTTTACAATGGCAGATCAATTGATCGAAGAAGCTCGACAAATATCTCCACTTGTCTTCGTGGATTTTCATGCGGAAGCGACTAGTGAAAAAATTGCTCTTGGTTGGCATCTAGATGGGAAAGCTTCAGCGGTTGTTGGGACACATACACATGTGCAAACAGCAGATGCGCGAATTTACCCAAAAGGTACAGCTTATATTACGGATGTTGGTATGACGGGTCCGTATGATGAAATTTTAGGTATGACAAAGGAAAGTGTCATCTATAAATTCCAAACAAATATGCCATCTCGTTTTGAAGTACCGAAAAACGGACGAGAGGTTTTAAGTGGTTTCTTTGTAGAGATGGATGATCGAACAGGAAAAGCCATTGCCTGTGAACGCATTTATATAAATGAAGATTATCCATTTCAAGGATAG
- a CDS encoding stage V sporulation protein S: protein MDSLKVSSRSNPNSVAGALVAVIREKGQAEMQAVGAGALNQAVKAVAIARGFVAPSGTDLICAPAFADILIAGEERTALKLLVEKRTR from the coding sequence GTGGATTCATTAAAAGTATCATCACGCTCTAATCCAAATTCAGTTGCAGGTGCATTAGTCGCGGTAATCAGAGAAAAAGGGCAGGCAGAAATGCAAGCAGTTGGGGCGGGGGCACTTAACCAAGCCGTGAAAGCAGTGGCCATTGCACGCGGATTTGTAGCGCCAAGTGGCACAGATTTAATTTGCGCACCGGCGTTTGCCGATATTTTAATTGCTGGCGAAGAACGTACAGCCTTGAAGCTGCTAGTGGAAAAACGTACTCGATAA